TGGATGCCAGAAGTACAGCAGctgactttatttaaattttctaaaagtaatgaaatgaagatgaagtgGATGGACTTGACCGAGAGGTCGCTTCTGTAGTGACTATTTTACACTGACTAGTTTCACAAACTTTTTCTGGACATATAGCCACACCAACTATCTCCTTCCTGCCATCATGCCAGCCAAGTGTAAGTTACCTTGTGTGCTTATGAGTTTAGTAATTAAGGTAACTTGGTGCACAGTAACTCAACTAAAAGAGGGGGACAATCCCCTAAAATGATTTTACATCAGGTAGGTCAGCATcaattttcatgtgtgtgtgtgtgtgtgtgtgtgtgtgtgtgtgtgtgtgttgcacaccTGTCCTCTGGGCAGTCTCAGAATCATGTCCTCGAATTTCTCTAGCCCCCGGTTTCCATGGTAACACACTCTTGTGATCCCATTGGGTGCATGTGTAGGCTTTTCAACAACAGGATCTGTCAGATGGCAGTCCACCACACTATCctacacacaccagacacacacacactatgcgTCACATTTCCAGGGCCATGTCTGTTGGCCAGTAGCGACAACTGACATTAgtcacacatatgcacatttgGTTTGCATTCGCACATTCACTTATCTTAACTTAAAGACTTAAAAGTGAACAATTAAAAATTAACACCAGATTTTTATGGCAGGAAACTTTCAGCCACATCGAGGAATCACAATGTTGGAAATCACTTCTGTGTTcaattgtgttgttgttgttgtgtgtaacTCACCATCCAGGTCCAGAAGACGTTCTCCACCTGTTTCCAGTTCAGATATGCTTCTAGGaggtcacagagctgctgcacacacacacactcctacaacacacacacacgcacacaggctAGAAGTGTTCTCAAAGATGGAACAGAAACACTTTGCATTTTCTAAGAttaagaaattaaacaaataacaacaacagactTAACTagtctgtgttgttgttacaACATAACTAGAGAGCAACTGTAAGCCGAATTATTCACCTAATAAATCCAGCTTCACTGTCATGATACTGTTACacaattttcttttcacatAAAACCAACCTTCCAAAAGCAACACATCCAAAAGATTTGggaaaaagtgtgaaaaataaCAACTTGATATGCTAACATTTAATTTGTAAAACTGATTTTGTGGTGAAAAAGtaagacagaaaatgtttacTGGACATTGTTTCGTTATCTGACTAGAACTATAGAGTAAATTATTAGTAATTAATTTtaataacagcacacacacatacatacagacttACCTCTCTTAGCACTGTTGAGCTTTGATCAGGGGAAGATACAGAGGTCTGGAGGATGGCAAACaaaacctgagaaaaatatttcaGTTCCTGTTGAGTGTTTCATCAGCAATTTGTGCAGCCAGGGCTGTGTGTACTTTCGGAAACTTCTGTTATTTGCAATCATCCAGCACTTGTGCTCCAAAACTTCTAGTTTTGTTCAACTTCCACTGCGGCAATTTACAAACATTGACAGTAGCCAGTGGCAAAGTTGGAAAAGAGAGGATTTTCTCACAGCATGAAGCAAGCGAGTTCGTTCTTCTTGCATGGAAAGCAGTATCTGTCCCTGATACTTCAGGCTGCCAATGAGCCACTGAAGTTTCCTCAGAGATGCTGAGTGCAGCTGGAGCTCACTGGAAAGCTGAGGGTTCACCTAACACACAGATTAGAGATATAAACGTATACAGATACAGAAAATAGGTTTACCAGTGTAATGTGGTAGTACACCAGTAGTACTTACAGGTATAGGTGTGAGTAGTATGTTGTCCATCTGCTGTACTCGATGTGTCAACAGTTTCTCCAGTGTTCCTGTAGCGAGCAGCCAGCCCAGCGCCAGGAGGAGATCTCTGCTGGAGAATCTCCCTCCCTGCCCTCCTTCTCCACCCTCCCCACCACTCACCCAGTCAGCATGGTATCCAGTCTGCCAGAGACCTGCAGCTACCAGCTTCCTGTGCTTTGACACtatacacagaaagaaaatgcattCAGTCACTCAGCAAGTCCACTTAACTATTTTTAACCCCTTACTAGAAATGTCCGTCAGTTCGGTCCAGTTTTGTGCAAGTAAATTCAAATCAAGAAGGCAATCAGTGAAATCAATTAAAGTCATATATATTAGTGGGTACATGGTCGAACAGAAGgttgaacaaaagaaaagtcacaATGTGGAGTAAATGCTGtttcaatatatattttatcaaaCCCTTGGTAGGTCTGCTATTACAAACTCATGTTGTGTGGACAAGCCttgcacaaaacaaatataatctGTGTAAAATGACTGGGATGTCaatgactgaaaataaaatgaatcgAAGATAGGTCAGTTTGCATCTTAGATAATTTGccatttgtgtctttttgggGTGATTTCCTGTGCTAGTTCATAACACAATAAAGGACATTTCCAGCTGAACTAATGGTGCAGTCATGGTACAATCTTGGCAATAAttcagtatatttatataaacaacagACAATGTGTCTGACCTCCTTCCAGCTGGTTAAAGGCCTCACAAGGAACGATGCCAGTTGACTGAAGGATGCTGGTGAGGAGCTGCCAAAACTGATCTTCCTGTAAATAGACAGTgagcacaaagacacagtgtgtcaatatgtacagtacagtgttagTCTATAAGGAAAACCTCGGGGGACACGCCAACAGGACGTcaccatgaaataaaatatataggCCTATAAGTTGTTGTGATCAAAACTTTTCTATGTAAATTCAAATAGCTAATATCTACAGGTCAAATAAATGCAATTAAtagaataacaataatatttcCCTCGGTAATTATATAGGAACTAGTGGAAAATGGGAATACTccagtacaagtacctcaaagtAATACTTCAGTATGGACCTCGACAAAATCAAGTCCACCCCTTAAAGTGAAAATATTGAACGTACCACCTCGAGCCCACCACCAAATTTAGCCCGCCTGAAGGTCTCCGGTGCGGGCACAGCGTGCAGCCCGGTGGCCGCCAGCAGTCTGCACAGAGCTCCGATCACCTGCCGCACCTCCACACTCACGGCGGCTTTGCTCCGCCGCATTACGgccacagcacaacacacacaagtaaataAACCTTCTGTGCACGCAGCTGTCAGCTTTAGTCCAGCAGAGACACTCTGAAGAAGacttttaaagactttttcaAGGACATGTCCACTGCGCTCAAGGATGGTTGTTGATATTTCGCGGTGTACACAATAACTTCCGGGTACGAGGTCGTTGCCAAGGAAGCCAATGGAAGAAATTGTGACTGATGTCTCTGTCGGCCAATCAGAAATGTGATTCTGAAAGAGATAGGCGGGGCTTACTTTTTATTGGTACGTTTTCAGTCATTCAACTTACATTAATATTGAttcattatatttcatatatttaatcTATTAATCCCGTTTTAAATCTGAAGTTTAACAGGAGCAAGTCAAGACAAATGATCTGTCCGGATTTGACTATATGACGTTTTCAGATTAATCACTACTGAAGATCATCATATTTGTAAGATctttatgaatataatatatattagagtatataataaagttattattatatagtataGATTATTGTTGTGTTTCAAGTGACAAGGTACAACTGGTATACTccaataatatttatttctcatatcaaaaacatttataaaccATAAACATCTCACAACTATGTACAAACATGCCTAAAATAATTTCAAACATAAAAGTCATTTACACAGATGTTGGTAATTGATGAGAATATGCTATATGCATTAACCATGTTAAAGAACAGGAACAATGTGGAAACTACAGAGGCAGTAAggtaagtagtagtagtaaggTTTTATCAAAACAACTTTCTGGTTGGCCTgaagcattttcattttaacagacTAAAAACTATGTTGGTCATTTTGTTATTCTACAATAAAGttcaaaatcattttcagtaaACGAAAGAACCATGACAACCCACATAAAACTTTAAAGAGGGAAGACTCTAAGGGAAGAGGGTTGTAGTTGTTTAGGCCGTCATGCATCAGTCCCCTCCTTCagccacttcctgtctgatgatTAGGACGCCTGGAAAGAGATCATCAATGACATCGTCAAAAGCAACGACTTATTGCTCTCATGCACCTTGTACTGTAACtgacaatataaaaatgtgtctttttatggCTTCTCCTCTTCATTTCACAGACCCACAAGCCATGCTGGTAACATTTCATGGTTTCTTTTCTAGGAACTTTAGTGTCAGTGCAGATTTCAAGTTAATCTGCAGTCCCTTTTGGGAACTTCTTATCTAAATATTTGCTAAACTGTATGTTCACCTGTAGTCAGATTTTGCATGTCATGTTTAGCTGACTCTCTAGATTATGCTggtaattcatttaaaataaatattggaAATTATTCAGAGGACCAGTGAAGTGTTACCACATTCTTTAACATGCCTTTGAATTGTACGGGAATAGTTAGATATTGGtttagttaattatttaatgttcgctttaatgttgctttaaacactCTTACCATCGAGTTTCTTCAGACGAGGAAGTCTTTTGGAGACATTGTCTCTCCAGGTTCCCTGAGCGCTTTCCTTGTCCTCCAGGGGATTACCAATAAATCTCAGGTCCTCCAGGCAGAGCAGGTCAGCTAGTCTCTCAAATTCTTCTACACAACACAGAAAAGACAACGAAATGACCAAAAATCATTAGTACATTAACTTTAAAAATAgttaaactgaactaaaaagaagaagttaaaAACCTTTACTGGCCTAAAATGAAGCTTTTTAGACCATGTGAGATTTTTGGTGCTTCCATGaataaacacatcatcattgtcattttgcAACCTAATACTAGCTACAATATCATGTAGCTAGTATACATGTCTATTTCAGTTTCAGCATGTGTTGACTGTTGCCTACTCCATTCTTTGACCAGGTTGTGCAACATGTGGAGGACTCTGAGTTTCTTCATGTTCTGGATTCCCTTCATCTTCTCTATTGAGTTGTAGGAGATCCACAACTCTTCTAATGTATCAGATACTGCgtcctacaaacacacacacacacacacacacacacacacacacaccccttatATGAAATAATGTGCATTCAAAGTATGTGTATGTGGAACCACTTCTGAAACTTCTTTAAGTTTGAAAAAGTTCTAAAATTGGTTGtcaataaagataaataataataataataataataataataatataataataatataataaaacttaCTTGTTAGTGTTCATTCTTTTCATATGTAACTTACCAGCCCATCAAAGgtctttatattatttcttcCTAATGACAATATCTTCAAGTTCTCTGCAAGCATCACAATCCAACATCACATTACAACACCACATTTCCATCTGTGagcagagtgtttgtgtgtatttatgtcatCATTACTCACTCAGGCTGCCGAGATTGGTTATTTTGGTGATGCAGTTTGTGCTCAGAGACAGCTTCCTGTGGAGGATACAGTACAAAATCTGTCATAACAGATATTAGTGACTAAACACACTGCATTAGCTGCTGGTACTCGCTCTTAACTCACGTTTTAACGTTGACATACTTCATCTACTGATGTATTAGCCAATCATTTGTGGACTTCACTGGTGTTTACAAGCAGTCATGCACCATTGAGGACGTGTGTACTTATCATCTGACTTGACTGTTGTTTCACCTGGTTCCACTCATTAAATGCCTGAATTTATTCTGTCAATTATTCTGGTGTTGACTGTGAAtttctgtaaaacaaaaaacatcaagagTAGAGCAGCACAATAAGTCATTTATTCCATTAGTTGTTAACTATTGAATGAATCAccaatattttgttttttaagttaaaaaaaagaagtccaaattctctgatttcagcttcttataaatatgaatattttttgtttttttcagtccagACAGTAAACTGTACCTCTTTGGTTTTggacaaaacagacatttaaggACGTGTAAACCAATCCTATAGTTTAGAGCTCCTTAATGTGCATATTTACATTCTCATATGCACAGGAGTTTCTTACGAGTTAGTGTCTCAGGCCGCACTTCCAAGGTTTACTGTCATggtaaaaataaacaggaactttgatcaaataaaagctgaatgaaGGAGTtgtttaatatgaataataattattgtttttacacaGACATTCTTCTTATTCTCAAACAGTCACAGCTGGCCCACTGCTTGATGAAGGAGCTTGAAAGTAACATCAAACGGTATGTGTCCATTCTAGTCAAGAGACACCGATGTGTTTATTATgaaaaatcattcattcatctataCCTCCAGAAAGTGTCAAGAGCTGTAGAACATATGACAACATATGACAACTTGTTGAAGCAGTGTATCGTGACAGGACTACTCGCAGTTGCTGAGTGTGGAGAGAGAAGCATCCAGCTTCTCTAGAGAGGAATCTGACCATACAGTAATACCTCTGTAGCCTCGCTCGCTGTCTGCTCTGATTTTCTTcctgtcaccacacacacaccacacacacacacacacatggatgatacacacaaataataataataattctccaTATTTCCTGGTGTTCTGTATGAGTTTTTGTAGCTGTCTGTATGCCATTTGTTGGGCAGCCTGACAGCAAGAAGGTTGTGGATCTGAATCCCTTCTGTGTCTGGTGCTGGGACCTCTCTGTGTGCACTTTGCATGTCCTCCCCATTGTCTGCATGGCTCTTCAGTGACATGCAGTTAAtcggtgactctaaatttcccGTAGAAGTGATGTGAGCATGAATGtttctctatgtgtcagccctgtgtgaactggcgacctgtccatggtgtacccgcctctcacccagtgccagctgggattgcTCCAGCCCTCCCCAAAGGATTAGAGGTCATggacaatgaaaatgaatgttgcCTCTCACCCATTTGGCGATCGCCTGTTTCACAGTGGTTGGTTTGTCCTGGAGACACATTATCATCACATACAGTTAGACAGGAAGAGGCTGGATTATGCTGTGTTACATTAAACACACTTTTTACTAAGTTAACATCTCAGTATCACTGTCATCATTATGATCTTCAGTTTTTAACAAAACTGATCCTCTCCGTCCCAACACAAACGTTTAAGGACAAACCGTTAGAAAAACGTTTAAcggtttaaatatttaaccgTTAGACTGAACGGCTTTTAGTTACTGTAATCCAGCAGCTGATTAAAGTTAAAGCTGATTTCAGCTCACACGACAACAATGTTGTGTAACGTCAACTACAGTCACTGCAACGAAACAAATGAACCGACAACACGAACACTCACCATGTTAACGGAGGAcagttgatgatgatgatggacgATGTCTTTCCCGGTTGGTATGGCACTGAGAGGTAGCCTGCGCATGCGCAGttatataagaaaaaacaaaacatacttttttagttttctgGTGTTTTGATTTGTGACTCTTTTCTTGCAGAATCTTGACTGCAAAGGTTTCACGTATTTATAAAGCATTGTAATACCGCCCTCCAGTGATCAAACTGTAGTATTGCTCAAAGTGAAGCTAATTCAAATAAAAGAGATTGTTTCAGTTCACTTTTGTGTAcaggaatgtgaatgtgttatAATAACAAAAGGCACtaaaaagatttaattttatttttgtactccTGTTACACACTTCTCAGTACTGagttattcattattttataatgTCGCTCAACCGTTATCGAACTCAATGCACCACATAATGAcctgaaaaacactgacaacaggCAGCAAGACAATATGTATCACTATTGTCTCTGAAGTATTCTTTTCATGTATCTTTTATTGACCGACTTCCATATTCTTTGGGCGTGCCGTTCTTTGCATCATTTTTGGCTGTAAATCTTCATACAATTTGGCAAATTACCTCCGCCACACCATCTGCAATCACTGCCCTGTCCAGAGTCACCCTCACACCTGGATAttaaatcacagaaaataactttGTAGCTTTTGTAACTCTCCTGGGTAGACAGCTGATACTTACCACCATGGTCATACTTGTGGATAAAGATTTTCTAGTTTGTCTATATGGAGAAATCAGTGTACACTGAGGGGATGGACTGCTATGTGTAAGAAGACTGAAAGTAAACTCAAACTCTTGGACCATTTCTGGTTTGCTTTAatgaaatgatgttttgttttattgttgtgtgcTCATTTGTACAGGTGTATGTGCTGCACATGTGATTAATAGTTGCACTTAATTCCAcatgcacaaaataaataaattgcagtaacaacaaaaagaaacaaattgaCTATTTTTAAAGGACAGCTACAGCTATAGAAAACATAACAGTGCCAGtcaaccctgtcttctgcactTGACCACAAGCACTCATCCACATCACACCTTATGTCCTCTGACCACCCCTGACTATCTTTCGCAGACAATGTTCAGATATCCATCATGCATTGTGTCTAAGATGGCATCTGATCACGTTTCCATCTCAGATTTCCTTCATGGGGTTGAGGAATCGAGAGTATcagctgaattttttttttttcggcctttttattttgatagagacagcttgaagagtgacaggaatgtggggagagagagagagatggggaatgacatgcgggaaagagccgcAGGTCAAATACGAacactgagccttcacacaactgagctaaacaccgccccagcTGAATCATTTTAAAGTTGTTATAATCACTTAAATATTGCACTCGTGTGGCACAAATCCAACATAAATGTGGTTAATTACTCTCTGAATGATCTCGAAAAAAGCCCTCtgtaaaaatatagaaagaaCAAATTAAAAGGACAGGAACAATGCAGAAACATGGATTTATCAATCAAGGACACTCTTGATTGAAAAATGAGTAACTGAATTATTAATATAGTCTATACTGACTATAGTATTTATCAAGAAGCTTGTATTTCATGAGCACGTTTCCCTCTCTGATGACAACAGCATattaattttatgatttaatacagttaTGATGTACATTTCCGGAGAGTGCCAGAAAAAGAGCGGGAGATTTAGAGCTTAAGTGGAAAAATCGGCATGACCCAGTCAGTCTTTCCTACGAAATTTTCAGCACACTTCCCTGGTAGTAAGAGCTGAGTAGGTctcagtttttagttttgatATGGCGTTATTTCAGTACTTAAACTCAATGTTGTCACTCAGTGGTAACTCCTGcaatgtctttgtcactttccatGATGCACTGTGGGTCATATTCACTCTCACAACAGAATCTTGGAGCATCCTTAAGATTAAAAAGACGGGATGTTATGGTGgagttatttccttttttttattattcaaaaatAGTGGGGAGACCTCTACCATACATGTACATTTCTTGTtaatgacagaaacagagagaaaaaaaaagttatgattgcgatttttttttatgtgatccAAATGTTTACTACTGGTGAATGATTGGAGGGGAATCATTATTTATGGGGGTTTTTTGTGAATATATCCACGGGAGGAAACCtgagcacctggagaaaaccctaACATATATGAAGACAGGATGCACACAGGTCTGGCCTACACCAGAACCTGGCAATCTTGTCATCTATATAATGCTTATAATCGATTAATTcatatatcagtgtgtgtgtgtgtgtgtgtgtgtgtgttcaagtgtttttttttacttttagatgttttaaaagtgggcaaaccagagcacctggagaaaaccctaacatatatgtgtgtgtgtgtgtgtgtgtgtgtgtgtgtgtgtgtgtgtgtgtgtgtgtccacatgtaTTCAGATGGGGGGGAAGCGGGTGTATGAGGAGGACACCTGGTTCTGGCCTGCCGGTTGGAGATAACTAATTGTGGTCCGGTTACTCCGCTGTCTTGGCCGGCCTAATCTGGGCGTGGTCCTGTGTAAGTGCCGCGACGTAATTGGACCCCTCATTGCTAAAGGGTGGGACCCGTCTGGTGTTAAAAGGGACGTAGATGGCTCGCTGCGGGGACCCGTGTGGGGAGGACGGGGCTGGAGATGGCTGGGGGTAGCAGGGATGTAGATGGGGCTCGCTGCGGGGACGCGTCTGGGAGGACGGGGCTGGAGATGGCTGGGGGTAGTAGGGACGTCGATGGGGCTCACTGCGGGGAACAGTGTGGGAGGACGGGGCTGGAGGTGACGGGTGGGAGCTTGTGGGTGGGCCTCAGGATGACCCTGCCACGGTGTTGGTGAAGCACCTTGTGGCCTTCTGAAGTTCCCCAGCAACATGTTGCTGGAGTCTTTCGTCCCTCCATTGTACCTCCTCGGCCTTCCTCACAGCGCATCATGCTCTTCCTTTTTTGCTGCTCAAGGCGGCACTTTTCAGCCGCCATCATTTCATTGTCCCGCATcagctggatgtttttttctttgatttcttgaGCCCTCAACCTCTGATGCTCCAAGAAAAGCCGGTGCTCCGCAATTTGAGCCTTCCGTTCCTCCACAGCCCTCTGACgctcttctcttttcttgaTCTCTGTCTCCCACATCGGATTTTGTCTGTGGGCAGCAATGGACTCAAGTACTTGAGCTTTCCTCTCTGCATCTATTGCAGGCTGCTTTTCACGTTCAGCCTCAATTAAAGCCACATCCCTTTCAggtctctgcctttctctcagAGAAACGTATAGAATGCTCATCTTTAAAGGCTGCCAGTTTGTCTGAAACtatttgtttgtgtatctgGAGCTGTCTGAACTTCTCGGCCTGCTCAGTCTTCCTTTGGCGCCTCTTCTCTTCAGTTCAAGACGAGCAAGCTCGGTTCTCTGCTCCTCAGCGCACT
This DNA window, taken from Larimichthys crocea isolate SSNF chromosome XXIV, L_crocea_2.0, whole genome shotgun sequence, encodes the following:
- the dnal1 gene encoding dynein axonemal light chain 1 isoform X2 is translated as MSGTRKLSLSTNCITKITNLGSLKNLKILSLGRNNIKTFDGLDAVSDTLEELWISYNSIEKMKGIQNMKKLRVLHMLHNLVKEWKEFERLADLLCLEDLRFIGNPLEDKESAQGTWRDNVSKRLPRLKKLDGVLIIRQEVAEGGD
- the tedc1 gene encoding tubulin epsilon and delta complex protein 1, with amino-acid sequence MRRSKAAVSVEVRQVIGALCRLLAATGLHAVPAPETFRRAKFGGGLEVEDQFWQLLTSILQSTGIVPCEAFNQLEGVSKHRKLVAAGLWQTGYHADWVSGGEGGEGGQGGRFSSRDLLLALGWLLATGTLEKLLTHRVQQMDNILLTPIPVNPQLSSELQLHSASLRKLQWLIGSLKYQGQILLSMQEERTRLLHAVLFAILQTSVSSPDQSSTVLREECVCVQQLCDLLEAYLNWKQVENVFWTWMDSVVDCHLTDPVVEKPTHAPNGITRVCYHGNRGLEKFEDMILRLPRGQKGQQRGRGDAEDRGERGERLQGGSDTSSLPPLLSSLPSLPTLPQVYRAKLQTEKPIKRGFRPAEVPHSWPETPDELPSSQATQLLLHAEALLLERRDRQRLANRIQLQEMVGKLDELVLIPP
- the dnal1 gene encoding dynein axonemal light chain 1 isoform X1, which produces MAYRQLQKLIQNTRKYGELLLLFVCIIHVCVCVWCVCGDRKKIRADSERGYRGITVWSDSSLEKLDASLSTLSNCEKLSLSTNCITKITNLGSLKNLKILSLGRNNIKTFDGLDAVSDTLEELWISYNSIEKMKGIQNMKKLRVLHMLHNLVKEWKEFERLADLLCLEDLRFIGNPLEDKESAQGTWRDNVSKRLPRLKKLDGVLIIRQEVAEGGD